The Tamandua tetradactyla isolate mTamTet1 chromosome 6, mTamTet1.pri, whole genome shotgun sequence genome contains the following window.
AAGAGCTATTACTTCTTTTTACTTAGGCTGTAAAGATGCAGAACTTAAGACTCAGAGATGATAAATAGTTTTTCCCAAGGTAATAAAGTCTAGGTAACACACtcagaatttgaacccaattCTGATATTAAACTCCACTGTTCTTTCTACTTTATATTCTGAGGGAAGAAAATTTCAGAACTAAAaaagttaagtgaaaaaaaataagccCAGGcaaccacagtggctcagtggcagagttcttgccggccatgccaaagacccgggttcaattcctggtgcctgcccacgttaaaaaataaataaaataaataaataaataaataagcccaactctgcaatcactctgaaatcactgcccttccccccacatgggacatgacattcaggagtaaGAGTCTCCCTGGctgcgtgggagatgactcccagggatgaatccagccctggaactgtgggatcaataattccatcctgaccaaaagggggaaaagaagtgtaactaataaagcatcagtggctgggagagttcaaatagagtcgagaggccactctggagattactcttacacaagcttcagttagacactgctacctatcataacctgcaaaccccaaccaaggccatttcagccaatcctaaggaacacctagggcaatatgtaagattctacaaaggttccatgcaccagggtaactttccagaaacctatggcctccagatgggtccctggaccagataagtcctgaaacctagaaggtccagcctctccagaatatcagctagttccatctccctaccccattttattgacagccccttccaacataaaaaggttagaatggtcatagcccaaacacccctaaagagtggagcagaaagatcaaaagtgatggtggagctatacagagaaggtagagtttaacaaacgaatatggttgctgaatcattaaataatatttcttttaatctctagtaccttagagcagctagaagtaaaaacctaaaattgtggaattgtaacccatatcaaactctgaaatttgttcaatGACTAATTGTTTTgctatgcttttaaatttattgttttcttgtatatatgttacttttcacaaaaaaagaaaaacaagttgaaaaaataaaaataaaataaatctaaaccCCTAAGagttacaaataaatacaaacttGTAATCCTAAcagttacaaataaatataataatcagttaaaaaaaaaaaaggagtggagcaattaaaaaaaaggaaagaaatttatttctctgagtttcagaaacagaaaaagcaacTAATTTCTATGCTCTGAACTGTCCAGCTTTCCACTGACTTgtgaagagaaaactaaaataactCACCTCTGCTTGACCACACTCTAAAGTCAGTAATTAGCACAGTGAATTTTAAATTGTAAGACTCAGAAAGATGTGGGATCATTTATAAAGCAGCCCTTATTTTGTTTCCCGTAAAGCTGTCAATGAAGAATTACTGTCACAGTGCTCACATGAGAGGAAAGGCAAGAGGAGAGGAGCGCTAAGGGCAGACATGCTGAGCTGTTCCTACAAGTTACTTTCTCTAActgataaaagaattttaaaaattttaaaaggaatccaCTTTTTAAGTTATGTAAGTTACTATTTAGAGATCTTCAAGAActttttccaaatacttttttccattcttatttACTCCTATTCTTCTCTTCTAATTCTTAACAGAACTAGATGTTCTCAGGATGCATTTTTCTTGCCAGAAACTCTGTTAGGCCACTCACACCCCCATCATCTTATTGCACAGATGTAACTCCTGCTAATTTTTCAAAGCCCATTTCAAATCTTTCCTCTAGTCTAGGGATTTTCAACCTGGAAGTCATTATTTGTTTAATCATTCAATAGATATTTAATGAATACCCACTATATGCTGTGCATGGTACCACAGTGAGGAAAAACAGTTCCCATTCCCACCTCCTCTCTAGTGGGGAGTCAgctatgaataattttttaaaaacccaacaaCAGCTTACTTGCAAAATCACAACTGCAATAAAGGCCAAAGAGGAGAAGTAGGAAAAAAGCTTTTAACAGGGGAGCTCTGGAATCCGGTAAGGTTTCTCTAATGACATGATTAAGTAGAAATCATGATTATATCAAAGGACAAGAGAACAGGAATTAATAAATGTAGGATGCCTGATCCCTGAAGAGAAGCTGAACAGCCTAAGTGTGGCACTGTAGTATAGAAGTCAGAGGAAGCAGGATGAGCCTGGGAGATGGTAGACATCACCCTGCTCAGGGCCACAGACATaaggattttgattttgattctgAGGCTGATTTGCAGAACCATGAAGAATCATTTCACTGGCTACTTAACAGAAGGGACTGCAGGGTAGAAGGAAGAGCAGAGAGTGGGGTGTGGGTAGACCAGTTCAGAGATTTACATTTAGAATGCAGTAGTGCAGACACCTAATGGATGGCTTaaatctgggggtggggaggaaagaagggggcGGGGTGCCTTAGTAACAGTGAATGTGAGGACTGAGGGAAAAGATGAGTTTAATTTTGCCTAGATTTCCCACTTTGGCAACTACATGGATATAATGGCAACATCCACTGATACAGGGAGCAACGGAGAAAAGAATCAAATTTGGGATTTGGGCAGAACATAGAGACTTCAATTAGTAGAAGATGCGCGGCCTttgtgaaaccaaaagaaataacaactaGCTGAGTATATGAATCCTGAGCCCGGAGGAAAGGTACGAGTGCAGATTATATATGTAAGTCATTTGAGTAGGCAGCAACTGAGGTCCTGTGTCTGAATGGCATACAGTGAGAAGCTAGGAGGGAGCTTTGCCCTGGAAGAGCCCGTTAAACTTAACACATCACTCTCAGAGCATTTGTGTGTAGGCCTCCTCATCCCAACCAGTTGCTAAACTTCTCGATGGAAGAGGTCATATTTTATTCCCCTTCACTTCCCAAAGCTACAAACATTTTAAACCTTTCCAACTGTTCCCAGAGACGAGATCGACGCCACCTCCCTCCCAGTTATCTATTCCCAGCGGCACGAACGGGATCTGAAGTGCTGCCCCATCACCTACTTTGGGACGTGACCCTGGGAATGTCCGGAGCTTCTTGGGGAATGAAAAGCGGAGGATTATTTTACATAACCTCCCAACAGGACTAAGTAGGATCGCGTGGGAGAAACCGCCACACGCAGTGTCACTCGGCCCGGAGGGATGGAGCCGCTCGGGTTGCAGCCTCGGCCCCTGGACGCCCACCCCCGCCCGCACCCCCCACCGCGCCCACTCGAGCTGGCCGCAGCGGGTGTGGCCACAACGAACCTCCCAGGCCCACAGCGCCAGTCTCTCGCCAAGCCCGCCCGAGGGCACGCGCGGGGTCGCGAGAACTACTCTCACCTCAGCTTGCGTGGTGGGGTTGGGGTCCCGCAGTTGTGGGCGGGTATGGATCACGCAGGCTGGCTCTTCCGGAGGGAGAAGGATGCTCAGAACAGGAAGTCCCGCCTCCAGATGCCCCGCCCACACGGGGGCGGGGATGTCTTGGAAGCCCCGCCCCGAGCTGCGGCGGGGCGGTAACTCCTCGGCTTCTCAACTCCGGCCTTTCTAATTTCTGTTCTCCTGTTATTCCTCCTTACTTTGCTCACTCCTTCTTCCTTGTCCCACTCATTCccgttttcctttttctcttcttctctttccttcatttattctaTACCCTCATTTTGACAAAGCACAAATTGGAGATATGACTCCGAATGTGCAACTTTTGTTTGCTGAATCTACCCTAggtatgaaatatttgttttttgttgtttgataATCGGTAGCCAGAACCTACTGCCTCTATTCTCGATTATTCGTTTggttaccatttattgaagacttgCCGTGCTCTAGgtgtttttttgtgtattttaattaAACGTTGCAACAGTTCTATGAGGAAGGCAAGGCTAGCATCAtcaaacagatgaggaaactgaagctcggAGAAGTTAGATAATTTGTCTTTAGATACACAGCTAGAGCAGAGAGTGGAACACACGGACTCCAAAGTCTACACACTGTAATACATGGCACAATGAGAATGTATTATATGAGTTGCTAGGAATTTTATCGTccttaaaatgtttcctcttcttgaAATAGCAAGTCTGGCAACTTAGTATGTATACTCTGACCAttatcatgttaaaaaaaaattgcaaagatatAACATATTCTAGCCACAACAGGGTCCAGGAAAGCACATTATTCAGCAACTTCCTTGCTTGTGAAATGATTGCTTCTCTTAGTTTAATCAAAAGACTGGGTGTTGTAATCAACATGCTGCAAATGAAACACATCTCAGAGATTAATAATGTGAACGGTGGACCCAATCCTCAAACCTTATAAAAAGCTAGAAGgcctttgtcttcattttttctcaACACTGTTGCCTTAAATTGCCAGTTTGAATAAATTCGTTTATCTGGCAAATGATGCTTTTGTTTTCCAAttataaaaaaagtcaaaatttaaTTGGTTCATTATCAGACTTTAAAACAAATCTTACCAACAATATACTGACAAGTGTtgatttgtaactaaataaaaatgTCCAGGTGTTTGCAGAAATGCCACCAGTCATCTTTAAACCTTCTATAAATGAACACTAATTTAGCAAAGCTGATAAAATCAGTGTAAGCAATATGAACTAAGAGATTTATAAGATCAAATCTCTTGTTCTTTCAAATTAAAATCATTTCAAGCTTCCTATGTCAGATGAGCAGGAAGTCCAGTCTTTTCCTAGGGCTTCAGTTGCTACCTCACAACTGCTCCCAAGTAATTCTAAGGGTTTCTCCAGTCCAGAGAGGGGCATTCTGTTTCCAAATGCCATGCTGACAGTAAATTCAAATCTGTCAGACACATAGGGAGGTCTAGGAGTTTCAGATTTGATTGTGACTTTGTTGTAAACTGATTCCATACATCTAAAAGATCTTTTTCCAGGGCTGTGAAAGTGGTTCAAATGGCTGGAGAGATCGCAGTACATGGTACATTGCTCTCAGATTCCCAAATGTGCAGTTTTGAAAGCTATAATCACATCTTCAGCCATTGTTCCCAATTCCAAAACCACCTGCCATTCCAAGCTGTTGGAGTATGGAGGGGATAGGCTCCACCCTCAGCCACACCCAGTACCAGGATCAAACCTGTATCTTGTTGTGGTGTCCAGATGGCCATTCCAGATCTCCCTATCTTGAGTTCCctcttggatgcctttgataatCTTGTCTGCTAGCTGACTTCCATCCATGAGAGAGGTTCTAATTAGGTTTAGTCTCAAAATGAAAGAGAGAtgtagtagtcagggttctcaagagaaactaaacagacagaaaatacacacatatgtatatatgcatataaatatatataatgaaaatgttatgggtatttttataggaattgactcacgTGACTCTGGCCATGGGTAAGTCCgaattccgtagggcaggctgtaagctgggaacttcaatgaaggttttcaataaattccccaggagaagctggctggctgaatgaaatagagatggaaagtcTCCCTTCTGAGCTGAAATCATAACTTTTCTGTTTtgaggccttcaactgattgatgagacttctctcatttttgaaggcaatctcctcagttgcttgtggatgtgatcagccatagatgcaatcaaattaTTTATgctttaagtccataaaatgtcctcacagtaacaatcagtccagtgcttgtttgaccaaactaGACACCAAAACCAGGCCAAGTTGCCATGTGAACTTAATTATCACAGGAGATGAGATCCCACACTTTTCCTCCTTAGGAACCTGATTGTACATGAAGTGGTTTCAAGTAGGATGTCCTTTGTAAAACCAAAAAGTGGTCTGGTTTAACCCTTGCCCATGCTCAATAGGTGACCAATTGCCCTGTGATTGTATAAGCAGGAGGGACACCACAAGATTCTTACCAGGCAATCTTGGGCATCTTGCTCACTCTACTTAGTCTCTGGGGCTGCCTACTTTTAAATGGAAGCTCctttcagtaaaaaaaatttaaattccaCATACCAAGACCCTCTAGGTTAATAGTTAATTGTTTAGTGGACTTTGGTTTAAAATGGTCAAATTTATATGCACAATGTGCAGATGCTCACTGGTGGCAACTCCAGGAAATCTAACAAGATTTAATTTTTTGATATAACATAGATTGGAGTTGCAGATATTGGTTAAGACCTCTGGCATCCCCTTATGATCCCTACACCTTTCTCAGAAATAAGAACTGTGTGTCATACAGTTTATTATCCTTGGTAGAGAGTATCATAGAGTCATCTCTTAAGGGTtggaaaaaactttttaaaaaactggcttAACACATCTACCTTTGGATCCTTTTCAAACCAATCATGGCTGTGTAAATTAGTCAGTATTTTACTCATTAAAATGAGTAACTCAACTCATTAGGCAAGTCTACTTTATTCTAGTCATtcttaaaaggaaagagaataacTTGAGTAAGTTCACCCTCATCAAAATTTTTAGGCAGGGTTTACTATGGAAAATCTCCGTCTTCCATATTATAAGAATGCTTTGTAAGTGGGAGATCATTCAAATATGCatataataacaatagtaatagaGTTTACTATGTGTTAGGCATTGTTTTAAGTATTTTAGTCATATTAACTCATTcagtcctcacaacaatcctatgaagtAAGTGCTATCATTATCCTTATTTTCCAGAAGAATTTAGTGATAGAGAAATTAAGTTACTAGACCAAGGTCACCAGTTGGTAAGTAACAGAACTAGAATTGCAGACACAGGCATAGTCTGGCTCCAGAGTGTATGATCTTTACTTTACAGGTCTTATTGACCAATTACTTTGATAAACATATAATGAGCAACTATTCAAAATGCATTGTGTTAACCACTGCTGGAAATCAAAGAATAGTATGTGATCCTTGACCTCAAGCACCTCACATTAGTTGTTGCTCTAACTAGAAAGCAGCAGCAGTGTGAGCTTTCTTCTTCTCTTAACCCCATCACCCTGCCCATGATGCTAGGACCTAGAATTCTATGTAAGAAACACAGGCTTACAATGTCAAGATCATAAACTTCAGTCAAACATCTTCATTTACAGATCTGAAAACTGAAGTGCAGAGAAACGGTTTGTTTGAGGTCAATACAATACAAGTGCAACTAGAAAGGCACTTCCCAATCTATTAAACCCATCATATAATGTCTGCAAGCtaaatttgtgaaaatttaattatattttaaatctgaGTGGAGATTTTTGTTTAAAAGAGTTAGTTGTAAAATGTTCCACAAAggtaataataattttataaagtgAATAATAAAAACCCACCACCACTTCAATCCAggtcttttataaattttggttTTCATAAACTGGATTTGTTGAAATTAGATAAAAAGGACTTCAGTTGTCTGATCTACTGACAAAGACAACAAAAATTCTCTAGTACTAAGGGCAAGATGGTGAATGATACtgacaaaaaaattttaagttttatgttCCATAGCTAGTTGTCAGATTGATATTTCAAATCAATAGCAAATATATTGGGGTCAAAGGTTTAAACTctgatgaaataataataaaagcaaacacTGTATTTTAGGCTACTGTTCTAAGTGCATTGTATATATTATCTcgtttaatcctcatgacaatcTGATGGACACCAGTATCTctactttacagatggggaaactggacCTCAGGGAGATAAGTTATTTGCCTTAAGTCACAAGGTTAGGAAATGGGAGGAAGCAGAATTATTTGGAATGATATTTCTTATTCCTGATGTCCACATTCTTTTTGGAGAAGAGACTGGAATTAGATGCTAAACATTTCCATTGAATATTTAAAAGTGGCATATGCTATGTTTCAACTCTTCATTTGAACAAACACATAGAAAGAGATCATATAAGATATGAGGAGcatcaaaatgaacaaaattctCATGCTCAAGGATTTATAGCAAATAAGAAGGATAAAACAGGAATATAAATAGTAGGTTTGTTAAGTACAATGAGTACAAAAAATTTTGAtgagaatttagagaaaatttCACTTATAGGTTggtaaaaggaaatagaaaaaggttCATAGCAAAGGTGATATTTGAGCCAGGTCTGTAAGAATGGTGAAGATTTAGATAGAAATGGGGTGGGCCTCTCAGGTAGCAGGGACAGCATGGACAAAGGCATAATCATAAGACATCAAGTCATCCTGTTTGATGGAAGtgtaaagaaatggaaaggggaCAAAAAATTGGAAAGCTAGATTGAGGTCAGACAGAACAGTGTAATAAATGACTCACTAAAGAAGATAGACTTTattcaaaaggatgaaaaggttGAGTAGCAGAGAAACTACATGATCAAATTCAGACTTGAGGAAGATAATGCTGACAGTAGTTGGAGGGTGGACAGAGAGGCTAAAAATGGTTAGAAAGGTTTATTATATAATAGGAAGACCAAAAGTGGTGGCACTGGGACTGAAGAGGAGACTGATAAAAAGACATTATAGGAATTTTTCTGcaggaaataatgaaagaaagagagagagagacagagacagagagacagaaagacagagaaacagaaagagagacaagagagaagaaatgattTTGCGCTTAAGGGTAAACAGTAATGTCTTTAGTGGGAGACATGGAAGGTAGGAGGAAGCACAGTTATGAAGTAAAGATGCTACATTTAATGTAAGACATGCTGATTCTGATGTGCTGAAGAGCAATCCAAATAGAAATGTGCAGATTCATTCCTTGAGTATTTACTGAATGCCTGTTATGTAAACACTCCTTCCTTAAATACTTAAGATACATCATGATCACTACAGAGAAGATAtctaaaaattattctttcatgTTTAAGAAACTATAATAAAATGTATTCAAATCATTCTCTATAAAATATCCCCAAAACAACTCAGATGAAAAGTTGACTCCTTCCTCTGAACTCCTGTACATTTAACTTTCTATACCACTTAGTGAGTGTTTAgcatgtgtgtgattgtgtgtatacatatatatatttgttttttttttctaatgttgaGTTTTAAACTAGATCATAAAAGTGGCTTGAGAGCTGGCACCATTTAGACAGTTTTTGAACCCTACCCAGagtaatgtttttattgttagaCCAGgggaaacttttttcttttctcttctatgGTAAAGATACGTCTCTTTTTAGCCTTGTACACTAGAAGGAGCAATAACATTTCACATCCAGAACACATAGCTACTGTAAAAGGAGCAGCCGAAGCTAAATCTGCTTTGGACTGTgaaaatgacagatgaataaCGGCAAGGGCTAAGAAACTATTTAGCATCCCACATTCAATAGCAATGGTTTTACAGACAGGAAGAGGTAGCATACAAATTTTAGCCAAGGAGTACCCAAACAACAAACCCAAGGCAGGAGCTAATAGACCCAACAGAAGCGTCTCTAGGTTAActgtttttagaaatattaatcCCATTCTGAAAGTCAAATAAATCCCTATTgacattaaaataaaactcaaaggTCGAATTATCCTTTCTAGGACGTTTGCTTTTTCAGGTATTATACGCTTGACGATTATTCCAAATGATATAGGTATCAGTATGAAAAGGAGTGTTGACACAATTTTATAAATAGGAACATGAAGTGCTCCTGATAACCCTAACAATCCACTGTATATATAAGAATTAACAGGCATCATGATTAAAGCCAATAATGTAGATGTGCAAGTCATCAAAATGGCCAAAGTGATATCTCCTTCTAGAAGCAGAGCAAAGAGAtagcccccaccccctcctgggCACGTACAGGTCATTACAAATCCAAAAGCCTGAGGCTCAGGCAGTGCTAAAATTTGGGTCAAAAGAAATCCACAAAATGGCATAAGAAAAAACTGTGTAACTGCCCCAAGAATTATTGGCACTGGTCTGTTCCATACTCTTTGAAGAACCTGCAATTCAATCTTGCAACCAAATGCACATTTATTTAATAGTATCATTGGGAGAATAATCATCAGGATATTTCTATCAATATGCATTGATGCTTGAAAAAGACTGTCTTTTCTTTGTTTGAGTACCTTGACTTTGACATTCTTTATTTCCTCAATGAGTCTTTCTTGCCTACCTTCAAAATCCCATAGTTGAATGGTCAAATTTGTCTCTCCTTCTTCATCTGTCACAACGTCTATGGTAAAGTTTGTAACATCCGATGAGATTTTCGTCACATTCACCACCTGCAGCACTTTAGGATCTTCTAACAGTACAAGGAGGTAGCTGGAGTTTGACCGTTTATCTTTGTAGTTTGACCTTACAAAGACAGTTTCTTCCGTCTTTGTAAAAAATAGTAGTCTAGTCTTTTCTATAGTAAGGAAACTGGTAAATGATTTCTGTGCATCTCCCAGAGTCACAAACAAGAGCAGACCAATAAAAAGTGTTCTAATCATTTTGAAAGCTTAACTTTAAAAtgcagtttaaaaaaacaaaaagaacagccTTCTTACAGGTATTCCAATAAGGTTCTGAGGTTTAGTTGGGTAACAGTTGTTTTTGCTGGATTAAAGTCCAGTGGGAGGGACCATTGCACTTTCCAAACAAGTTCAAAGCTATATAGCATGACACAACCTGTTTAACCTGTAGTTATGAACACTGAAAAGCCATGGCATTTAACAGGTTCAATTTATCCTAACAGAAATGTAATCTCATTCCTCTCGACTTCTTTATTTCtgccaatgaaaaaaaaaagggcaacagAAGGCTTTGGAACAAATTCtaatgtgtattttttctttctttttttaaaaatttttttattaattaaaaaaaattacaagaaagaaatacaaacattcccaacacatgctcattccgctctacacataaactcagcaattcacaatatcatcacatagttgcatattcatcatcatgatcatttcccagaacatttgtatcaattcagaaaaagaaataagaagacaacagaaaaatagaatgaaaacagaaaaaaaaaattacataccatactccttacccctccctttcattgatcactagcatttcaaactaaatttattttaacatttgttccccctattatttatttttattccatacattctactcatctgttgacaaggtagataaaaggagcatcagacacaaggttttcacaatcacccagtcacattgtaaaagctatatcattatacaatcatcatcaagaaacatggctactgga
Protein-coding sequences here:
- the SLC10A5 gene encoding sodium/bile acid cotransporter 5, with the protein product MIRTLFIGLLLFVTLGDAQKSFTSFLTIEKTRLLFFTKTEETVFVRSNYKDKRSNSSYLLVLLEDPKVLQVVNVTKISSDVTNFTIDVVTDEEGETNLTIQLWDFEGRQERLIEEIKNVKVKVLKQRKDSLFQASMHIDRNILMIILPMILLNKCAFGCKIELQVLQRVWNRPVPIILGAVTQFFLMPFCGFLLTQILALPEPQAFGFVMTCTCPGGGGGYLFALLLEGDITLAILMTCTSTLLALIMMPVNSYIYSGLLGLSGALHVPIYKIVSTLLFILIPISFGIIVKRIIPEKANVLERIIRPLSFILMSIGIYLTFRMGLIFLKTVNLETLLLGLLAPALGLLFGYSLAKICMLPLPVCKTIAIECGMLNSFLALAVIHLSFSQSKADLASAAPFTVAMCSGCEMLLLLLVYKAKKRRIFTIEEKRKKFPLV